TGCGCACGGAGTTCGGCGGCTGCTCGGGCAACATCGCCTATAGCCTGAAAATGCTGGGCGGCGACCCGCGCATCGTCGGCGTGATGGGGCAAGACAGTGCCGCCTACCTGGAGCGCCTGCAAAAGCTGGGCATTTCCACCGCCAACATCCTGATCAAGGCCGACAGCTACAACGCGCAGTGCTTCGTCACGGCCGATGCGGACAATAATCAGATCAACGCCTTCCACCCGGGCGCCATGTCGTTCGCGCATGAAAACCCGATCGCCAATGCAGGCCCGGCCAAGGTCGCCATCATTTCGCCGGACGGCGACCAGGGCATGCTCAAGCACGCCGCCGACCTGGCCGAGCTGGGCATTCCCTTCATGTTCGATCCGGGCCAGCAGTTGCCACGCTTCAATGGCGAACAGTTGATCGACTTCATCAACAAGGCCACGTATGTGTCGGCCAACGATTATGAGATGGAAATGTTGATGGAACGCACGGGCTTGACCCTGCCGGACATCGCCAGCCGCCTGGAAGCGCTGATCGTCACGCGTGGCGAAAAAGGTTCGGAGATCTATACGGACGGCAAGCGCATCGACATTCCAGTCGTGACCGCCAAGGAAGTGCTGGACCCGACCGGCTGCGGCGACGCCTACCGTGCCGGCTTGCTGTTCGGCATCACCAACGACCTGGGCTGGGAAACCAGCGGCCGTCTGG
This window of the Janthinobacterium agaricidamnosum genome carries:
- a CDS encoding carbohydrate kinase family protein — translated: MTKTSLICGSLATDTIMQFPGRFGESLLADQLHKVNVSFLVPTMRTEFGGCSGNIAYSLKMLGGDPRIVGVMGQDSAAYLERLQKLGISTANILIKADSYNAQCFVTADADNNQINAFHPGAMSFAHENPIANAGPAKVAIISPDGDQGMLKHAADLAELGIPFMFDPGQQLPRFNGEQLIDFINKATYVSANDYEMEMLMERTGLTLPDIASRLEALIVTRGEKGSEIYTDGKRIDIPVVTAKEVLDPTGCGDAYRAGLLFGITNDLGWETSGRLASLLGAIKIATQGAQNHVFTPESIAEQFEAAFGYRY